ATTCACTTCATCAAGAATCGCCACAAGTCCTTTTAATTATAATGATACAGTAGCTATTTGGTCTACAATACAGTAGCTGTTCAGATGAGATTAGTGGCATGTTTTTCTTCCCTTTCTATAAGAAATGCTCATGATTTCATTTGAGGAGCTGAGTAAATAAAAATGTATGTTGATTCACTTTTTCTGTCATACAAGTTGTTGCCTCTGCAGATTGTGCTGGAACCTTGGACTTCACCTTAGGGATCGCATAGCGTCTTCAATTGAATCCATAAACAGGTATGTTTTCCTGTAGCAGTGATACTTTTTTTAGTGAAACGAGTGACGCCATTTTTATCTCACTAAAAGTATAGTCTCTTTATGAATGAATATGAATTCTCTAATTCTTGATAAGAATGGTGGCTAAACTTTTAAATTGCCAAATattaaaaagagaaattgccgaTTTCTCAAATATTAGGGACTAAATCAAGAATTAGGTGAAGGTTCAAGAAAAAAatctgcaatttctctttttaatatttagtgCAGGATAATATGAATCCCAATTCCTGAACTGCAATTTATGTTAGTTCTGCAGAAATGTCGAGATCACTGGTGCAGCCGGTAGGGCAGAAGAGGCTGACGAACGTGGCAGTGGTGCGTCTGAAAAAGCACGGCACCCGCTTTGAAATCGCCTGTTACAAGAACAAGGTCCTCTCATGGCGCTCTGGCGTGTAAGCTCCCCCTCTTTCCAACCCTAATCTCTTCTGTAAGAAATTTGTATTTATATGTGAAATTAATATCAAACCAAGATTTTCTGCAAGTGCTTTTGAATACTGTGAAGAATAGTGTTGAGAAATATGTGTAATAAATTTGCATGATAGTGTTCTGTTTATGCGAATTTGTTCATGTATGTGTGAAAGTATAActgagaaaacaaagaatgaaaatgtCCGCGAAACTTTTGTAGTTTGAATTTGAAACATCTTGCAGGAATTAATATGTATATATGAAAGTTGTGATGTTTTATGTTGTGGGACAGTGAGAAAGATTTGGATGAAGTACTGCAATCGCATACCGTTTACACAAATGTTTCGAAAGGTGTTCTTGCCAAGACAAAAGACTTGAAGGCCGCATTTGATTCCGATGACCAGACCAAGATTTGTTTGGAGGTCAGGGAAACAAatttgttttggttgtttatCTGGTTGGTTAGTTTCGTAAATGTGTTGTTGAGTCGTAAGCTTTTTCTTGTTGTAGATTTTGGACAAAGGAGAGCTTCAAGTGGCTGGGAAGGAGAGGGAATCTCAGTTGTCCAGTCAGTTTCGGGACATAGCCACCATTGTTATGCAGAAAACCTATAATCCTGAAACCCGGCGCCCTTACACTATTAGCTTGATTGAGAGTCTAATGCATGAAATTCACTTTGCTGTAGACCCACATAAAAGCTCGAAGAAGCAGGTGATTGAATCTCTCTTTCCCTTCATGTTACATAAGAATATACTTGTATGGAGTTCACTAGATGCATGCATCCCTGATAGATGTGGTTTTTGGCACTTTCACTTGATATTTAAGTAGATTATCTTAACAGTTCATATGTCATTATGATAGATATGACAGATTGGTGGATTCTAAAATGAATCTCCCAGGTTGCGAATTTTGTTTCACGGTGTCATGTTGGTGGAAAATAAGTATGCACATAGTTTGTGTGTGTGCACGTGCATAATGTTACTGTTCGGCGACTTATATGTATAATAAGTAGACTTAATGTATGCATGTGCACATTTCCGCAGGGTGTTAACATCTGTAGGTTATCCAAATATATGTGGAGgtatatctgtgtgtgtgtggagtGCAACATATGGGATTTAGGTTATACTGTGCATTGCCTTGTTGTGTTGAATATATACACCATACCATTTCTTGTGCAGGCTCTGGAAGTTATTCATGAGCTTCAGAAGCACTTCCCAATCAAACGGTCTCCAATGAGATTGCGACTCATAGTTCCTGACCATGAATTTTCATCTCTTTCGGAGAAGCTGACTGCCTGGAATGCTAGCATAATTTCTAAAGATCAATCTGGAAGTCAGATATCTACTGTAAGTCGAAATACTTTGTCCTCCTTATTTTGCTTAGTAATCCTAAAGTACAATAATAGAGGTTGAAGTACTTTTTAAGCGTTCTACTTACAAACTACCGTTGTTGGCGTAATCGTGATCTACCTGTTTAATCTTGTGTTTTATGTTGTGCAGATTTGTGAATTGGACCCTGGTTTTTATCGTGAATGTGAGGGATTGATGATGAAGTTGCATGGTAGATATGAAGTTCTTGCACTCTCTGTGCATGCGGAGGGTGACACTGTTATCGATCAATATGATGATCATGAGGATGAACCGTCACACTCACTCAAAGATTCCTCGAACATCAGTTCATTAAAGAAAAAGGAATGTACTGATCCTGACTTGTCGAAAAAGGAGTCAGCTGATCCTGTGCTAAAATTGAGCGATGATTTGCAGAAACAGAGCATCTCTACTGGGAGTGGAAATACTGCAGCTGAGGGAAAGCAGAACAAATGCAGCACATGCAATGCATTCGTGGGCGATTCCAAGCAGTATAGGGATCACTTCAAGAGTGAGTGGCACAAGCATAACTTGAAACGCAAAACCAGGCAACTTCCTCCCCTTACTGAAGAAGAGTGTGCAGCTGACATGGAAATGGACGACCATAAAGCCGATTTGAGGGATTATTCCTTCTAACAGACTTAAATGTTAAAGTCGAAAGACTCGAGTTGATTGAGAAAGATCCGACTACTTTTGGATAAATTTTGATTAGTGCTAATGAATGATTTTGTAAACTGTTCTACAACTGTTTGTGAAGATTTTTTTTACCCAATATCGTGTATTTTGGATGTACTCAAACTCAAATCCAATGTATAAAGGCTGTGTTATCTACGAACTGAAATTCCCTGGACATAGTATGGCAATATTCTCTCATATATGCATACGATTCTCGATTGCTTAGCCTTTAAGTCTCTCCAAAGTAATGGAACTTACACGTTCGTAGTTATATATGCTCGCGAATTAGAACAACCCAACCAACGCCGATAACAATCAGAATTAACAGCCACCAGCTTTAAGTCACAATCTTAACAACGTAATATAACAATGTTCTTGCTCCATAATATCCAGAATTTTAAACTCGAGGGGTCCAATAATAAAGGTCAAAAAATTTATAGATAAAAATAACATTGAAAAGTTAAATATAATACACTTCATTAAAAAATTAGATGGTGCTATTGGCTTTGGCTTGAAAAATctttccatatttcttatttctAAATTACacatttaaccaaaaacacaaaacatatACCAATCaaccaataaacaaaaatttcatCTAAATTGCAATGATAAAATGAGtatacaaacaaaaaacatatCAACAACCATATCAATAATAGACTAAAAATCTACACCAATatctaatataatttaattgagATTAGATTAGAATACCAAAAAACTTACTTGAACTTTGAACCAAATAGTGGTGGCTTGGAGAATTGAAACCAGTGGAGGTATGATATTGGAGTAACGTAATTATAATATGGAATTGGGTGGGATTAGAAATGGGATTTTGGGTGAATATAAGAATGATGGGGATCAGGGGGAAAAGCAGAGGAGTTTTGGACCAATTGTCGAGTACGAGGGGTCCCCGGAAAATTTCCGGCAGCAATTTAGGATCGCCGAGGGGTCCTGGGACCTCCCAGGTCCCTCTGTAGATCCGCCATACATCCGGCTTATTTTGcagcatattcataattaagcCATTGGAGCTTAATGTCGGGATCTTTCATGTATGCGAACATCTCTGTCTTGCCTTCAGACAGGAATAACTGAGTTGTAAAGAACCACAATTCGCTCCCGGTCTCTACCCCGGGTAAAGCTCCAACTGCTTGCATCACTTCGGCAATGCTACTGCCATGTGGACCACCCTGTGATATCAGTCCAGTGTTACAGAAGTACTACTGTCAACTGACTTCGCAGGTTGGTCCTTCTGTTGTGACAATTTTGCAGCACCTCTCACCTTCCCCCTACCTATGGCGACTCCTTTacctttcttttccttcctacCTTGAGTGTCGGGTTCTTCAACTTTTCTTCGTCTTCCCCTCCCTGATGACCTTTCTATAGCTTGGGTCATCACAATTGGGATTGCCTCATCTGCATCGCCACTACCTTTGAGTGTAACGACATTATCCCTTGGATGCATCGATGGTATTCTTGACGGAATTCCACCCCAGACCAGATTCCTTTCCATTCAGCTCCTTCCACATTTTCCATTCAACTTTAAGTGAATCCTACTTCTTTTTCAGTTGTACGTTGTCACACTCTTCTCCCGTCTCTTTACTGAAGTTCTCAACCAAACTTTGCCATCCAAGTTTGATAATGGTAGTGCGGGTATTTCATGACATtacgtgtcgatcctggacgtatgtaATGTCGGGATCGGGGTGTGACATATAAGGCTAAATCGAGGGCAAATATggaaaatcaaatgaaataaattgtattaatgatccctcaattttaacccaattagagtaatggtccatcaactttaacccaattgtagcaatgatcattctgactgatgcgaaaattaacttaacacacaaattaaaccctctttttatcaaatgtagtaaagtatgtaagtagggatcgttctaggccggggattaggagtgattgctaaatcacttggaaactgacttgaaaacgtaaaaacaaagtttaaaacactaaactaaactcaaagaatgcaatactatactttaaaatactaagataaacaaaaagattcaaaacagcaaccaaagactcaaaactgccttaaaaacactttctgggcagttttgggactctaacacaaacttggacgaattttggttttctaatgaactaaaacacttaaaaacataatctaaagtgattactaactaatctaacactttgaaataaatgggagattggttcttgacgaatttgaaaacaaaacaaactttgtaaaacaaaacagattgtaaatgaatttgaatgaaacttatggatggaaggctagctaggaggttcttctccacacatgtcacacttgcatacaaaacgatttccagttgctttcgataaactatgaatactcaacgccccaaattaaccgtgaattgcactaattaaccctcagtttttccacaagttattgggttggatgattgcatacgacaacccaaaacattccctacaagttccctacatgaattgcataatagagatacaagcaagaatcattaagttctatgaaaaacataagcattgacgaggcactcgttactatgaattgcatgaaacttatgccaaaaatttacttaacgcgattgtgactagcaaccttcactacttgcgaatataagttcataacaattaggtgaaactcccttatattctagcatcaaattcatgcatgaaaattaagcgtgcactctcaaccaacatacacaaatcagtttttatacgaacggataagtaaattgaattcataacttatgaaacgcaattagaagtaatcaaatcatattgcaagcataaacatggtttcgaattcccccctatctaaggggggtttagtttctcatactcacaaagcaaagatgaacaaatttagacattgaaaacaaaagaaagaaaacacctagatgcTCCAATGATCCACTTTGAACAACAAGCACGCCTATGGACtgtcctccttcctctttgctgcggcacaagacttggggacaggttttgggtgatatttttatggaggaatggatgtgagatGGTATGGTAGTGTTTAGGATAGGTGGAGGGTGCGGCAAAGGTAAGGAATTATGGATGTATGGTGATTTGGGAGTGTAGAATGGTGTGGAATGTGGCTGGACGAATTTCTGAGATGAAAGGGGGTATTTTTCATGTCTCtagtgttcttcccttcactccctatttatagaagctccaaagcaaagaatcactcaagtggcttcaataaacaatacaaacaaagaccaaaatgatgcaaaaacaactagtttacatgctcttttatcattgtgtcttgcctttaacaaaaggcaatcattcatctcttgctaattcaactcctttgtagctgtccatgtgccttcattcttcaatttctgatgcatttgccttgtattccatcccttttccacatatactagctgttagacaactttcacacacatgttttgcatcatttcatcttgcaaacatcaacttttggccactttacacctctacacacatgctatgcatcatttcagcttgcaatgatgtttgtagttgctgaaaaggtgaatacaacttgtaaagcaatccaacaaatggcatctttcacttcttttcctttcaaattgttccttaagtgtatgtatctgcatACTTCCatacttcaacttcattattcagatttttgcatgtgttgaaaccctttttaaaacaccaaaaacgtccatcccacttgctccatatgcatgcaatccattttggcccaaaattgctccaaattgcaccaaaatgcactttctttccaactttgctATTAggacctataaacacacgaaaatagcttaaaacactcttataagcaataaataactaagtaaatgcaagaaaacatgttaactaagttgcataaatatgctcctatcactgaCATAATTCGTTTTGACGAAATTCTGACGAAGTTAACGAAAAGAACCATagatgcacgttttgatgagttaagagacCAATTGTGATATCCCGTACCCaaaattagtattttatttaatttttgacgtatTTCAGAGATTTAATTGAAGTTAATTCGTTAATTCTCTGATTTTGAGAAAAGCGAAGTGAGGGGGTAATTTGGTCATTTCCAATTTTCTCGACCTTTTTGGTCAACTCTAGAGTTATTTAGGTAGAGCTTAATTCCACGAGCATGTAGGTACAAACGGATACTAATTCCGAGTTAGAACGGAAAAATTACGAGCCTCAGAAGTAGTGAAACCTTTTAGACATGTGGACTTACTATTAGAAGTGAGTCTATAATTAGTCAACCCAAAATTAGGAAGTTTCCACTTCAGGAAACCTGGTTCAGAagcccaaaaacccaaaaaatcaacCCAAACGAACCCCCGCAACCCACGAAATTCCGACGACTATTCCGGCCACCTCCAGTGGAATTTGTTAGGATTCTAGTTATTGGGTTTATATCATTTATGGTATTTTGTCTTATCTCTGTAGTAGTTGGTTTCATCCAACGGGAGTGAGGGTGGAGATGTGTTCCAATCTTAGAACTCCTCATCTAGGGTTGTATTTAAGCCTCCTTTCATCATTTGGGAAAGGCATGAATGAAAagaattgttattttatttcttactttccttgcattttccttttcttctccatTCCTACGGAATTGGTCCTATCATATTTTTCgatgccaccaccaccatcttgaagctctcactCCTCTCTACAAAACTCACCCAAGAGCCATCTTGATTAACCACCGTACGTGGCAGTGCGAGGCCACAAAACCGACGAAAATCAACAGTTCTCCGGCCACCCTTTTCATTTTTCCGGTGAATCGACAAAGCGATGACCGACGCCACCACTTGGGTTTTGTAGCCCATCATCTAGGATTCCAAATGCCAGACTTTGCCCATGTTTCTTTACTTCTTGCCCCTGATCGGAGTAAGCTGTCAAAGAGGCATGGTGCGACTTCTGTAGGCCAGGTGGTTATCTATAAATATGCTTATTGTTACTTGATAAATATGTTGGATTACAGGATGTATCATCCATGGTCCTAGGGCTTGAACCTTTCTCTATTCTGATTTTCTTTACTTAAGAGTTTCTTTGTCAATATTGACAATATTCTTGACATCTAATAACTAGAACATAACAGTACAGGGAGATGGGCTATCTACCTCAGGCAATGGTGAACTACTTGGCACTGTTAGGTTGGGGTGATGGCACTGAAAATGAATTCTTCACCCTTGAGAAGCTTGGTTAGTGTACCCTTTTCTTTAATTGTCACTTTGTCACTCTCTTGCTGTCTATTGTCCTCTCCTCCGAAATCTCCTGCTCACCTTCTGCATGGTGTTTAAATAtccttgtgttttgttttgactaatttcttgcttgaatattttcatgcaattcataggtGAGAAATTTACAGTTGGTCGCGTCAACAAAAGTGGTGCCATTTTCGACTCGACCAAATTTAGGTAATTTTGGCTTTTAATCTGCTATATACCGAGAATGGTTGCTAATTATTGCTGCTATATAACTAGGAGCAATACATTTTCCCAGGAAGCGGAAAAATGTAAACTTTCAAAAGCCTCAACATCAATAAATAGATGAACTTACAAAATACCTAATTAAGAGTAAACAAATACCACGAAATAAGAAGTGAAAGCAAGGTGATCAACGCATAGGGCGTACTGTGAGATACAGAGGTGATCTGTATTATAATTAAACAGCGGAACAGAGTAAGAGCTTCACAAAAGTCCCGAATACAAGAACGATCAACACGAGTTTTCAAGGTAGGATTGCAGTTCAAGACTCTTTCTTGAGTGTGAACTTGGAGGGCCTTTTCTATATCTTTAAGAAGTTTGTTTCTCTGGGGCCTTTTTTTGGTTTGTGTCTTGCCAGAGACAAGAGATTCATAATCCTAATGACAAGTGAGACAATTTACAAAGAGCAACAAATGGAATGGAAAAAACTAAATATATCAGTAAACAATTGAATGCAACTTGAAACGAGTTCTAATCAGAATTCTACTAAGAAAGACAAAAAAACTTATATGCAATCAACTCGATGGTAGATAGTGCATTCATTTTTCACATTGAAATGCATAGCACAAACAACACAAATAACCACCCATCTACAAATTCATTACAAACTATAACAAATTTACAATTCCTGTGAAACCAATTATAAATAACTACACATACCGTCACATATTCTCCCTAACCAATTTCATTTTCCCCTTTCCTGCCGCTACTCTCATTTTCTCAGCTCTCTCTCCCATGGCGGCAATGGGTGCTCTCTGCCTAAGAGTTGGCCTCAACTCCAAACCTCCCAACTTGAACCCTCCAAAACTTGACACCCTCGGCCAACTCCGGGCCGTCGAGGAGGCCAGGAAATCGGTTGATGATTGCACAgccaaatacaaaaaaaatggtgcaaaaCTTTTCATCTGGAAGAAGGCATATGTGCATTACGGCAATGATGTAACCGCCGCAATTTCAGCGCACAGCCAGCTCGGATGGGAGGGTACGTTGGTGGCCAACGTCAGAAATCAGAAGCGCTTGGCTTGAAAAGCCGGTAAGAAAATGGAGATCGAATACCACAAATTTAATCAAATTCGCGAGGTGAGTTGGAAGGACAAGGAATAGAAAAACGATGCGTGATAGCTGCCAATAAAACGTTagcattttgtttcttttttcttttttctccctcttttctttttcttcgtcGATTGTAATCAGGCGTTGGTCAAATTTGCTCGATCAATACAATGCTTCACTGAACTTCACTCATGTTCATGCATTTCTTCAATGTTTGTTCGTATATagaaatttttagtttaattgtTTGTGTGATTAATTTCGTTCGATTGAACGAAGATTGACCATCTCGGATCCAATTCTTCAATATCCGATTTATGAAAATTTTAGTTTCATTTTCTGTTTGTGATTAATTTTGTTCAATCAAACGAAGATCGACAATCGAACGAAATTAATATCCGAGATCGTCAATCTTTGTTCGATCGAACGAAATTAATCACAAACAgaaaatgaaactaaaaattTCATAAATCGGATATTAAAGAATTGGTTCCGAGATCGTCGATCTTTGTTCGATCGAACAAAATTAATCACATAGacaattaaactaaaaatttcCATATATGAACGAACATTGAAGAAATGCATGAACATGAGTGAAGATCAGTGAAGCATTGTATTGATCGAGCAAATCCGGCCAACGCCTGATTACAACCgacgaagaaaaagaaaagagagaaaaaaaaaagaaacaaaatgctAACGTTTTATTGGCAGCTATCGTCATATGACTCGTCATTTTTCTATTGCTCGTCCTTCTAGCTCACCTCGCGAATTTGATTAAATTTGTGATATTCGATCTCCATTTTCTTACTGGCTTTTCGAGCCAAGCGCTTCTGATTTCTGACGTCGGCCGCCAACATACCCTCCCATCCGAGCCGGCTGCGTGCTGAAATTGCGGCGGTTATGTCATTGTCGTAATGCACATATGCCTTCTTCCAGATGAGAAGTTTTGCGCCATTTTTGTTGTATTTGGCTGTGCAATCATCAACCGATTTCTTGGCCTCCTCGACGGCCCAGAGTTGGCCTAGGGCGTCAAGTTTTGGAGGGTTCGAGTTTGGAGGTTTGGAGTTGAGGCCAACTCACCCATTGCCGCCATGGGATAGAGAGAGCAGAGAAAATGGGAGTAGTAGCGGGAAAGGGGAAAATGAAATTGGTTAGGGAGAAAATGTGTAGTTATTTATAAATGGTTTCACGGGAATTGTAAATTTGTTATGAATTTGTAGCTGGGTGGTTATGTGTAGTTACTACCTACTTTCGACTGGATGTTCTTCTATTCACTTTTTATCTGTGTGCCATGTTTGCTTTATAAATAAagtcttcaattatttttaataaagcTTGTAATCAACGCAAGTTTATGGAACTTGGAAGAGCTCAACATTCTAATCCGTAGCAAGTTTTGAGGACAGCGTATACTTTCGAAGTTGGTATGAATACGTTTGAAGAAAGCGTGGTTAGTCCCCTTGTTTTTGTTGGTATCTGTCTACTGCTCTTTTTATTAGTATTTACGAATTTGTAGATTAGTTAGGCGTTGTGGGTAATATTGCGTCTGGCGATAGTTTTTATCACCGTTGGATTCGAATGCTGCCTTCAACTGCAAAGCAAATGTGGATTCTTTTGAAGGAATAATAAGTTTGACACTAGAGAGTCGTACCAAAAGCATGCTATCGACATACTTACTAGTAGAGATATGGAGCTCAAATGAATGCGCGTTCCTCCGAAATGCTACAATTCCAAATGGATCCCTATATGGAAGAGGTTACGTCTGTTTGTGTGTGCAAAAAGGAAAAATTGTAGCATGTCAGATGTGTTGGTTAGCTGATAAGTATAGGGATTGAATTGCAATGTATTAGTTAAGAGAGTTTAGCAATACAAGCTTGTTGAAACGATATCAGATAGGCGGAGAATTCAGATATATTCATTtctttttgggaactttaacaaaaagctcctggtactgttcactttaacgaaaaaccacattttacactaaaaagtcaatcttattattattcactttaccctttattttgtccttatcgttaaaactcaaagttttcaagcccttttcattagttttccttttcttttttaagatTAGTTAGTACGACATCCTGTAGAGAAgcggttttttatttttcttatttgttaAAACTGGAAATAATACAGGTTTGAGACTACAACTACAAGATGAACTTTTAATCTCTTTTGTTAGTAATTTGTATTTATATGccaaattaatatcaaaacaaGATTTTCTGCAAGTGCTTTTGAATACTGTGAAGAATAGTGTTGAGAAATATGTGTAATAAATTTGCATAATAGTGTTTTGTTTATGCGAATTTGTTCATGTATATGTGAAAGTATAACTGAGAAAACGAAGAACAAAAATGACAGCGAAACTTTTGTAGTTTGAATTTGAAACATCTTGCAGGAATTAATATGTATATATGAAAGTTGTGATGTTTTATGTTGTGGGACAGTGAGAAAGATTTGGATGAAGTACTGCAATCGCATACTGTTTACACAAATGTTTCAAAAGGTGTTCTTGCCAAGACAAAAGACTTTAAGGCCGCATTTGAGTTGGTTTCGTAAATGTGTTGTTGAGTCGTAAGCTTTTTCTTGTAGATTTTGGACTAAGGAGAGCTTCAAGTGGCTGGGAAGGAGAGGGAATCTCAGTTGTCCAGTCAGTTTCGGGACATAGCCACCATTGTTATGCAGAAAACCTATAATCCTGAGATCCGGCGCCCTTACACTATTAGCTTGATTGAGAGTCTAATGCATGAAATTCACTTTGCTGTAGACCCACATAAAAGCTAGAAGAAGCAGATGATTGGATCTCTCTTTCCCTTCATGTTACATAAGAATATACTCGTATAAAATTACGATAGATATGACAGATTGGTGGATTCTAAAATGAGTCTCCCAGCttgcaaattttgtttcacGGTGTGGTAGAAATATACGGTAGGAATAATTCATCTGTTTATTCACAAGACAAAAAGGGATATATATACAACCCTAATTACATAGTCCTAATTACATAAGGAAACAAACTTTACATTCCTAAAGGAAACCTCCTATAATATCTTATGACTCACgctaacactccccctcaagttggtgcatagatatCACACATGCCCAGCTTGATGAGTGAGTCATTAAACTTTCGACTACATACTGCATGAGTAAGAACATCTGCAAGTTGCTCCTCGGAAGTCACACACGGGAGAGAGACAATTTTCCCTTCGAGTTTCTCCTTGATAAAATGTCTGTCAACCTCCACGTGCTTAGTCTTATCATGTTGCACTGGGTTGTCTGCTATATCTCTTGCAGACTTGTTATCACAATATAATTTCATAGCATCCTTTGGCTTGAACCCAAGCTCCCAAATAAGCTTCCGCAACCAAAGAACCTCACACAGCCTGTGTGCCATACTTCTGTACTCAGCTTCAGCTGATGATCGTGAGACCACTTTCTGCTTCTTACTACGCCAAGTAACTAAATTCCCTccaacaaaagtaaaatatcCAGATGTTGATCACCTATCAGTTACATCaccagcccaatctgcatcagtaAAACCTTCAATTCTCAGATGTCCGTGTCTCCCATATTGTACTCCTTTTCCCGGTGCAGACTtcaaatatgctaaaatatgcATGACTGTGGCCATATGGTCTATACTTGGTGAGTGCATAAGCTGACTCACAACACTTACGGCATAAGCAATGTCTGGACGAGTATGAGCCAAATAAATCAGTCTTCCTACAAGTCTCTGATATCTGCCTTTATCAACCGGTACCTGATCTGGATATATGCCCAGATGATGCTTCTCAACAATAGGGGTGTCTACCGGTTTACACCCTAGCATACCAGTTTCCTTCAACAAGTC
This genomic interval from Malus domestica chromosome 05, GDT2T_hap1 contains the following:
- the LOC103407408 gene encoding uncharacterized protein; translation: MSRSLVQPVGQKRLTNVAVVRLKKHGTRFEIACYKNKVLSWRSGVEKDLDEVLQSHTVYTNVSKGVLAKTKDLKAAFDSDDQTKICLEILDKGELQVAGKERESQLSSQFRDIATIVMQKTYNPETRRPYTISLIESLMHEIHFAVDPHKSSKKQALEVIHELQKHFPIKRSPMRLRLIVPDHEFSSLSEKLTAWNASIISKDQSGSQISTICELDPGFYRECEGLMMKLHGRYEVLALSVHAEGDTVIDQYDDHEDEPSHSLKDSSNISSLKKKECTDPDLSKKESADPVLKLSDDLQKQSISTGSGNTAAEGKQNKCSTCNAFVGDSKQYRDHFKSEWHKHNLKRKTRQLPPLTEEECAADMEMDDHKADLRDYSF